The Candidatus Nitrosocosmicus franklandus genome contains a region encoding:
- a CDS encoding MEDS domain-containing protein, with protein MSGKNNDDYRPFAFVDDLEQNRHIVLLYDDQKYAFWIIARYFLNGLTKGESCIFFTSDDPDEIEKRLNYEGIDVRYYKNNNMLRVYTIERSDDNKRETLSTLMHIRKDATIGMKPPFRFAGRTITDTETMEGMRMGIILEEVGHKNFDSFDNSQLCLYDISKIEKSMRPQWIHDLLKAHHCVIYASEPDKAVAFDTILIEDIET; from the coding sequence ATGAGTGGAAAGAATAATGATGATTATCGTCCATTTGCATTTGTTGACGATCTAGAACAAAACAGACATATAGTCTTGTTATATGATGACCAAAAATATGCCTTTTGGATAATAGCTAGGTATTTTTTAAATGGTCTCACGAAAGGTGAGTCATGTATTTTTTTTACTTCTGATGATCCAGATGAAATTGAAAAAAGACTAAACTACGAAGGTATCGATGTAAGATATTACAAAAATAATAACATGCTCCGTGTCTATACCATTGAAAGATCCGATGATAATAAACGTGAAACTTTGAGCACGCTTATGCACATAAGAAAAGATGCCACCATAGGAATGAAACCACCATTTAGATTCGCGGGTAGAACGATAACAGATACAGAAACAATGGAGGGTATGAGGATGGGTATTATTTTGGAAGAAGTTGGGCATAAAAATTTTGATAGTTTTGATAACTCGCAATTATGTCTTTATGATATCTCTAAAATAGAAAAATCTATGAGACCGCAATGGATCCATGATCTTTTGAAAGCACATCATTGTGTTATCTATGCATCAGAACCCGATAAAGCAGTAGCATTTGATACTATTCTAATTGAGGATATAGAAACCTGA
- a CDS encoding winged helix-turn-helix domain-containing protein, with the protein MELYHDILKGILDELVDSESGSGDGKVKPTRVQLRSNLAYDKLVKYLDELEDNKMIIKDPLQITPKGRDFVRDFDRIASFLTEMGIRYFDSSTAVGLRN; encoded by the coding sequence ATGGAATTATATCATGATATACTCAAAGGTATTTTAGATGAACTAGTTGACAGTGAGAGTGGTAGTGGTGATGGTAAAGTAAAACCTACTCGAGTGCAGCTTAGGAGTAATCTTGCATATGATAAACTTGTAAAGTATCTAGATGAGTTAGAGGACAATAAAATGATTATAAAGGATCCACTCCAAATAACTCCAAAAGGAAGAGACTTTGTAAGGGATTTTGACCGGATCGCTTCTTTTTTGACGGAAATGGGTATAAGATACTTTGATTCATCGACAGCAGTGGGGTTGAGAAATTAA
- a CDS encoding DUF1428 family protein, protein MINNQQENNKNNSYSEFMISRSPKSNYEALTALEKKASEMFKKDGIYYELFRLAVNTSWEGFENISKIVSLSSSDEDVWITIMSYKDKKHRDEFVEKMANDKECQQGYEEWVKLLSPNSKIITGEFDRLLQS, encoded by the coding sequence ATGATTAATAATCAACAAGAAAATAACAAAAACAATAGTTATTCAGAATTCATGATCTCACGATCACCAAAAAGTAACTACGAAGCATTAACGGCACTTGAAAAAAAGGCATCTGAAATGTTTAAAAAAGATGGGATATATTACGAGTTATTTAGACTTGCAGTAAATACTAGTTGGGAAGGATTCGAAAATATTTCAAAGATAGTTTCATTGAGTTCAAGTGATGAAGACGTATGGATAACCATAATGTCGTATAAGGATAAGAAACACAGGGATGAATTTGTAGAAAAAATGGCCAATGATAAAGAATGTCAACAAGGCTACGAGGAATGGGTAAAGCTTCTTTCCCCTAATTCCAAAATAATAACAGGAGAATTTGATAGACTATTGCAGAGCTAA
- a CDS encoding transglutaminase domain-containing protein, with product MSVSLNILFDLSTNSFSYPFTKQHFILYKKVTSQYNDPDVLQYVNLLVPERIRKNIKTQLKTEDIFEVVNFNNYGYGDFHSTNNLDIRNDSTDKEGDEVCNVKHDSSSTSFSPSFLDSLKELMVWFKKDFMRWVDKNPSCDNCGRQLTLEYIPGNTWKIRGIENYYCSFCNAVFSFPRYGKIKEIADNRMGKCSEWTFLFGAILNSFSIKTRIVHDFLDHCWNESFIGGRWVHIDSTLAFPISFDHPSYYEKNWNKKYIFVLAFSESNLEDVTISYTMEWNQVLNRRSKLKQTQLEKFKKFYQQISLK from the coding sequence TTGTCCGTCTCACTAAATATATTGTTTGATTTGTCTACTAATAGTTTTAGTTATCCATTTACTAAACAGCATTTTATACTATACAAAAAGGTTACAAGCCAATACAATGATCCTGATGTCCTACAATATGTTAATCTTCTTGTACCAGAAAGAATTAGAAAAAATATCAAAACGCAACTTAAAACAGAAGACATATTTGAAGTTGTAAATTTCAATAATTATGGATACGGTGATTTCCACAGCACTAATAATCTTGATATCCGCAATGATTCGACTGATAAAGAAGGCGATGAAGTTTGCAATGTTAAGCACGATTCTTCTTCTACTTCTTTTTCCCCTTCATTTTTAGACTCTTTAAAGGAATTGATGGTCTGGTTTAAGAAGGACTTTATGAGATGGGTTGACAAAAACCCCTCTTGTGATAACTGTGGTCGCCAATTAACTTTGGAGTATATTCCTGGTAATACCTGGAAGATAAGGGGAATTGAAAATTATTATTGTTCATTTTGCAATGCTGTATTTTCATTCCCTCGGTATGGTAAAATCAAGGAAATTGCTGACAATAGGATGGGAAAATGTAGTGAATGGACATTTCTATTTGGGGCTATATTGAACTCTTTTTCCATTAAAACACGAATTGTACATGATTTCTTGGATCATTGTTGGAATGAATCTTTTATAGGGGGTCGGTGGGTTCATATAGATTCAACTTTGGCATTTCCCATATCCTTCGATCATCCTTCATATTATGAAAAGAATTGGAACAAGAAATACATTTTTGTACTTGCTTTTTCTGAATCAAATTTGGAAGACGTTACAATTTCATATACTATGGAATGGAATCAAGTTCTAAACCGCCGATCCAAATTAAAACAAACCCAATTAGAGAAATTCAAAAAATTTTATCAACAAATATCTTTGAAATAA
- a CDS encoding DUF72 domain-containing protein gives MSSKLFIGCSGWNYGDSPEKGGWLNIFYPDSKTRKLNYYSQFFNTVEMDATFYNRFYQHMTQDLFVGIARTTPPEFKISVKVPEMITHDKRLDINKGVLSDLQTFLDKISPLKNSDKLGAIIIQLPPSFTVTESNKLEEFLKVLRNNSDIENYNYFAIEFRHTSWDTEGVLELLQHYDVASVLTDSPTEENLGFLSNENNITSRSTSVVRLHGRNTAQGHYWYNYLYSQRELEPWVEKIEKMNQKTDTIFVYFNNHYGGKALINALQFKEMINDKPLPENERKVLEKAKKYLSNSLIDQ, from the coding sequence ATGTCTTCCAAATTGTTCATAGGATGCTCGGGTTGGAATTATGGTGATTCGCCTGAAAAAGGCGGATGGCTAAACATATTTTATCCTGATAGCAAAACGCGAAAACTCAACTACTATTCACAGTTCTTCAATACAGTTGAGATGGATGCTACATTTTACAATAGATTCTATCAACATATGACCCAAGACTTATTTGTTGGAATTGCAAGGACAACCCCACCAGAATTTAAGATTTCAGTTAAAGTTCCAGAAATGATAACTCATGATAAGAGATTGGATATAAATAAAGGCGTATTGAGCGATTTGCAGACATTCCTTGACAAGATATCTCCATTGAAAAATTCCGATAAACTAGGAGCAATAATTATCCAGTTACCTCCTAGCTTTACAGTTACTGAATCTAATAAACTGGAAGAATTTCTTAAGGTATTGAGGAATAATTCTGATATTGAAAATTATAATTATTTTGCAATTGAATTTAGACACACGTCTTGGGATACCGAGGGTGTATTAGAATTGCTTCAGCATTATGATGTTGCCTCAGTTTTGACCGATTCCCCTACGGAAGAAAATTTAGGATTTCTATCTAATGAAAATAACATAACTTCTAGATCAACTAGCGTAGTTAGATTACACGGCAGAAATACTGCTCAAGGTCACTATTGGTATAATTATCTATACTCTCAGAGGGAACTAGAGCCTTGGGTTGAAAAAATCGAGAAAATGAATCAAAAAACAGATACCATTTTCGTGTATTTTAATAATCATTATGGTGGTAAAGCACTAATAAACGCATTACAATTTAAAGAAATGATTAATGATAAACCTCTGCCTGAAAATGAAAGAAAGGTGCTGGAAAAAGCCAAGAAATACTTGTCAAATAGTCTAATTGACCAGTAA
- a CDS encoding cysteine hydrolase family protein, whose protein sequence is MTTRKYKLFESTRIGGKRKSKNYLNNNSSLAKLKNKQKTSRQSMKIIKRNNVTKTQNEMLTQLEKDYEEFSRTHTFKFPTWLYGPPKGKLFKVEVEDCPRFGDTAYVEFDSARTAFISIDMQIDFCGPKGYVDVMKYDLSLTSAPIKPIRSVLDVIRNKTDIRVIHTREGHLPDLSDAPYNKVLRSKIIGDGVGIGDTPVGGLGRLLIRGEKNWDIVRELYPIQGEYVIDKAGKGAFGQSNLPLILRNMGITHLVIAGITADVCVHTIMREANDFGYWCTLLKDGTGATDYGNYKAAIKQIKMQGGVFGWVTDSKKFVKSVQSAFKEKN, encoded by the coding sequence ATGACAACTAGAAAGTATAAGTTATTTGAGAGTACTAGGATAGGAGGTAAAAGAAAGTCAAAAAACTATTTGAACAATAACAGTAGCCTTGCAAAACTCAAGAACAAACAAAAGACTAGTCGTCAATCGATGAAGATAATTAAAAGGAATAATGTTACTAAAACACAAAATGAAATGTTAACACAACTGGAAAAAGACTATGAGGAATTTAGCAGAACACACACCTTTAAATTTCCAACCTGGCTGTATGGACCTCCCAAAGGAAAGTTATTTAAGGTTGAAGTAGAGGATTGTCCTAGATTTGGTGATACAGCATATGTGGAGTTTGATTCGGCTAGAACAGCATTTATCAGTATAGACATGCAAATTGATTTCTGCGGCCCAAAGGGTTATGTTGACGTCATGAAGTATGATTTGAGTTTAACCTCGGCACCAATCAAACCTATACGAAGTGTCTTGGATGTAATACGGAATAAAACCGATATCAGAGTAATACACACCAGAGAGGGTCATCTACCAGATCTTTCCGATGCGCCATACAATAAAGTACTACGGAGTAAAATCATTGGAGATGGTGTGGGCATAGGCGATACGCCAGTTGGTGGTCTTGGCAGGTTACTGATAAGGGGTGAAAAAAACTGGGACATTGTAAGGGAACTATATCCAATACAAGGGGAATATGTAATTGACAAAGCAGGAAAGGGGGCGTTTGGGCAAAGCAATCTGCCGTTGATATTAAGGAATATGGGAATTACCCATCTGGTAATAGCTGGGATCACAGCTGACGTATGTGTTCACACTATTATGAGAGAAGCTAATGATTTTGGCTACTGGTGTACATTGCTAAAGGATGGAACCGGTGCTACTGACTATGGCAACTATAAGGCTGCAATTAAACAGATAAAGATGCAGGGCGGAGTTTTTGGATGGGTTACAGATTCTAAGAAATTTGTTAAAAGTGTTCAATCTGCATTCAAGGAGAAAAATTAG
- a CDS encoding YnfA family protein: protein MFLFSTIGLFLIAAIAEIGGGYLVWHWLRDKKTLTVGLLGSIILVLYGIIQTFQPSNFGRVYAAYGGIFVMMAIVWGLILDKKRPDRFEIVGGFIVLLGALIIFYAPR, encoded by the coding sequence ATTTTTCTTTTTTCCACTATTGGACTGTTTTTGATTGCTGCAATAGCTGAAATAGGAGGTGGATACCTTGTATGGCATTGGCTAAGAGATAAAAAGACTTTAACGGTTGGACTTTTAGGAAGCATCATACTAGTTCTGTATGGAATAATTCAAACTTTTCAACCATCGAATTTTGGAAGAGTATATGCAGCTTATGGAGGAATCTTTGTAATGATGGCGATCGTCTGGGGATTGATCTTAGATAAGAAGAGACCGGATAGATTTGAAATAGTCGGTGGCTTTATAGTGCTATTAGGTGCATTAATAATATTTTATGCGCCTCGATAG
- a CDS encoding YnfA family protein: MYSLFFFFVAGLCEIGGGYLVWLWLRESHSWIFGVLGGLVLFMYGVVPTFQKTHFHRTYAAYGGIFIVMALCWGYLFEDFVPDIYDITGTIVAAIGVIVIFYYPRKEDEKIGIGTSD; encoded by the coding sequence TTGTATTCATTATTCTTCTTCTTTGTTGCAGGATTATGTGAGATAGGGGGAGGATATTTAGTTTGGTTATGGTTGCGCGAAAGCCATAGTTGGATATTTGGTGTATTAGGCGGTCTTGTGCTATTTATGTATGGGGTGGTTCCAACATTTCAAAAAACACATTTCCATAGAACATATGCTGCATATGGGGGAATTTTTATTGTAATGGCTTTATGCTGGGGGTATCTGTTTGAGGACTTTGTTCCGGATATTTACGACATAACTGGAACAATTGTTGCTGCTATAGGCGTTATCGTTATTTTTTATTATCCCCGTAAAGAGGATGAAAAAATTGGAATCGGTACTTCCGACTAA